One segment of Arcanobacterium haemolyticum DSM 20595 DNA contains the following:
- a CDS encoding ribonucleoside triphosphate reductase: protein MSHQIDPVQSIQEYITRADWRVNANANQDYSLGGLILNNAGKMVANYWLDEIFSEDAGQAHREGDIHIHDLDMLSGYCAGWSLRRLLEEGFNGVSGAIASNPPKHFSSACGQIVNFLGTLQNEWAGAQAFSSFDTYMAPYVRLDGLGYEDVKQHIQELIYNLNVPSRWGSQCPFTNLTFDWTCPADLAEQNPLIDDELCDFTYGELAEEMAMINKAYMEVMISGDANGRVFTFPIPTYNITKDFDWESENATLLFEMTAKYGLPYFQNFINSELDPGMIRSMCCRLQLDMRELLKRGNGLFGSAELTGSIGVVTLNMARLGYLYAGDRTRLYERLDALLEMSRDTLERRRRAVQNFMDAGLYPYSQRYLGTLNNHFSTIGVNGMNEMVRNFTLDDYDITDPRGHKMVAEMLDHINERLVNFQERTGNLYNLEATPAEGTTYRLAKEDGKRFPHIIQAGTPDHPYYTNSSQLPVGYTDDAFEALELQDELQCKYTGGTVLHLYMNEAISSATACKEIVRRALTRFSLPYITITPTFSICPVHGYLSGEHETCPTCASTRPAEPQECEVWTRVMGYFRPVKSFNIGKKGEYAERKMFVEKAL from the coding sequence GTGAGTCACCAGATCGATCCCGTGCAATCAATCCAGGAGTACATTACTCGTGCAGATTGGCGAGTGAACGCGAATGCGAACCAGGATTACTCCCTCGGCGGCCTCATCCTCAACAATGCAGGCAAGATGGTGGCGAACTACTGGCTCGATGAAATCTTCAGCGAAGATGCCGGACAAGCACACCGCGAAGGCGATATTCATATTCACGATCTCGATATGCTTTCCGGCTACTGCGCAGGCTGGTCGTTGCGGCGGCTCCTTGAAGAAGGCTTCAACGGCGTATCCGGTGCTATCGCATCCAACCCGCCAAAACACTTCTCCTCTGCCTGCGGCCAGATAGTCAACTTCCTCGGCACACTCCAAAACGAATGGGCCGGCGCTCAAGCCTTCTCTTCATTCGATACCTATATGGCGCCATACGTGCGGCTTGATGGGCTGGGGTATGAGGACGTTAAACAGCACATCCAAGAACTGATCTACAACCTCAACGTGCCATCACGCTGGGGAAGCCAATGCCCATTCACCAACCTCACCTTCGATTGGACCTGCCCTGCAGATCTAGCAGAACAAAACCCGCTGATTGACGATGAACTCTGCGATTTCACATACGGGGAGTTGGCAGAAGAAATGGCCATGATTAACAAGGCCTACATGGAAGTCATGATCAGTGGCGATGCCAACGGGCGCGTATTCACCTTCCCAATCCCTACCTACAACATCACCAAAGATTTTGATTGGGAATCCGAAAACGCCACCCTCCTATTTGAAATGACAGCCAAATACGGGCTGCCCTACTTCCAAAACTTCATCAACTCAGAACTCGATCCAGGCATGATCCGCTCCATGTGCTGCCGGCTCCAGCTGGATATGCGCGAACTACTCAAACGCGGAAACGGCCTGTTCGGATCAGCAGAACTCACCGGCTCCATCGGTGTGGTCACCCTCAACATGGCCCGCCTCGGATATCTATATGCAGGCGATCGCACCCGCCTCTATGAACGGTTGGATGCACTACTAGAGATGTCGCGCGATACGCTGGAACGTCGTCGTCGTGCCGTCCAAAACTTCATGGACGCAGGCCTCTACCCATACTCGCAACGCTACCTGGGAACACTCAACAACCACTTCTCAACCATCGGCGTGAACGGTATGAACGAAATGGTGCGCAATTTTACGCTCGACGACTATGACATCACCGACCCGCGCGGCCACAAAATGGTGGCAGAAATGCTCGACCATATCAACGAACGCCTAGTGAACTTCCAAGAACGCACCGGAAACCTTTACAACCTCGAAGCTACCCCGGCAGAAGGAACCACCTACCGGCTCGCGAAGGAAGATGGCAAACGCTTCCCGCACATCATCCAAGCCGGAACCCCAGATCATCCGTACTACACCAACTCGTCCCAACTCCCCGTTGGCTACACAGACGATGCGTTCGAAGCGCTCGAACTGCAAGACGAACTCCAATGCAAATACACCGGCGGAACCGTACTCCACCTCTACATGAACGAAGCAATCTCCTCCGCCACCGCCTGCAAAGAAATCGTGCGCCGCGCGCTCACCCGATTCTCACTTCCCTACATTACGATCACCCCAACCTTCTCAATCTGCCCGGTCCACGGCTACCTCTCCGGCGAACACGAAACGTGCCCAACCTGCGCGTCCACCCGCCCAGCCGAACCACAAGAATGCGAAGTCTGGACCCGAGTGATGGGATACTTCCGCCCAGTCAAGTCCTTCAACATCGGAAAGAAGGGCGAATACGCTGAGCGAAAGATGTTCGTGGAGAAAGCCCTATAA
- a CDS encoding anaerobic ribonucleoside-triphosphate reductase activating protein, translating to MSDLSIAGFVPLSTIDWPDTLCATVFLQGCPWQCVYCQNRELIDPRACGQVEWADVRQFLTRRRGLLDAVVFSGGEATRQPALKAAIANVRELGFKVGLHTAGAYPARFAEIVRDVDWVGLDIKALPSKYSSIIGADAGVKAWQCLDILLAEVERRREFTDSQLRYEVRTTVFPESDVAADLPAILAMLRKRGVETFALQEARTRGTSPAFQESARTWDIAQWRETWNGLVKAVESAQFHTSLIRPA from the coding sequence GTGTCTGACCTTTCGATCGCTGGTTTCGTGCCCCTTTCCACGATCGATTGGCCAGACACACTATGCGCAACAGTCTTTCTTCAAGGTTGCCCGTGGCAGTGCGTCTACTGCCAAAATCGCGAATTGATAGATCCGCGCGCGTGCGGACAAGTGGAATGGGCAGACGTGCGCCAATTTTTAACCAGGCGCCGCGGCCTTCTTGACGCCGTTGTGTTTAGTGGCGGCGAAGCCACCCGGCAGCCCGCCCTGAAAGCGGCCATTGCAAATGTTCGAGAACTCGGCTTCAAAGTTGGCCTCCACACTGCAGGCGCCTATCCCGCACGTTTCGCAGAAATTGTGCGGGACGTGGACTGGGTAGGGCTCGATATTAAGGCCCTCCCATCAAAGTATTCTTCGATTATCGGAGCCGATGCTGGGGTGAAAGCCTGGCAATGTTTAGATATTTTGTTGGCTGAAGTGGAGCGCCGGCGCGAATTCACCGATTCGCAGCTCCGCTACGAAGTGCGAACCACTGTATTTCCTGAATCGGATGTGGCCGCTGATCTGCCCGCAATCCTAGCGATGTTACGTAAACGCGGGGTAGAGACGTTTGCCTTGCAAGAGGCGCGCACCCGCGGAACCTCGCCTGCCTTCCAAGAATCGGCCCGCACCTGGGATATCGCCCAGTGGCGCGAAACATGGAACGGGCTTGTGAAGGCAGTGGAGTCTGCGCAATTCCACACCTCGCTGATCCGGCCTGCCTAG